In Paenibacillus sp. FSL M7-0420, a single genomic region encodes these proteins:
- a CDS encoding X2-like carbohydrate binding domain-containing protein, translating into MSRKRVRRLGTLVLLAAMSGSLFNVSPAVTHAAASEEYSWNSVATGAGGGFVPGIIFNQSEPNLIYARTDIGGAYRWNEADGSWIPLTDTVGWADWNKNGVDALATDPVDPDKVYMATGTYTNSWDGNGQIMRSSDRGDTWQSTPLPFKVGGNMPGRSAGERLVIDPNKNSILFFGARSGNGLWKSVDSGVTWSKVTSFTNVGTYVQDPGNEYQSDIVGLSWITFDKSTGSAGQATQTIYVGVADTAKSVFRSTDGGATWSALPGQPVGLLPHHGELSATGELYITYSDGVGPYDGRKGEVWKFNTTSGVWKNISPTTGADNFYGFGGLALDAQHPNTLMVASLNAWWPDEVIFRSKDGGETWSRIWDWGFYPERNYKFEMDITAAPWLDHGLSSTSLDPAPKLGWMMGDLEIDPFNSDRMMYGTGATIYGTNNLGAWDTGGKVKISVMAKGVEETAVLGLISPPAGAHLITALGDVSGFRYEDVTAVPMKFQTSPSWASTNSIDYAELDPAYVVRVGGVDKEKYPNGKSIGISNDNGKNWYMPNAEPSKGGSTTVGQGQVAVSASGNALLWSTLDIGVFYSKSGGNSWTASSGIPAGAKIASDRVNPNKFYGFYEGKLYVSTDSGATFTATAATGLPANNVNGLQPSQAQVSLKAMPGVEGDIWFAGGHPLDKYGIWHSTNSGASFTKLSNVEEADLIGFGKAAPGENYMALYTVAQIDGVRGVFRSDDAGASWVRINDDNHQYARINMAITGDPRIYGRVYLGTNGRGTLYADPVNPPAAGSVITPVTASFDKKTANQNDIEVTMTLNGNTLDSITNGASVLSAGTDYTVSGSTVTIHKAYLAAQAVGTTTLSFHFSAGAEKTLTVTVADTTTTANDSTITPVTASFDKKTGNQSDIEVAMTLNGNTLASIKNGSAALTAGTDYTLSGSAVTIHKAYLAAQPLGTTTLSFQFSAGASKTLTVTIADTTAPVNGGLKVQMFNSSTAAAVNALSPRIKLVNTGTAALSLADVKLRYYYTSDGEQAQNFFCDWSQAGSANVTGTFVKLPAPLSGADHYLELGFTAAAGTLAPGASIDIQMRASKVDWTNYNQSDDYSFNSTGTAPADWAKLPAYISGSLVWGNEPL; encoded by the coding sequence ATGAGTCGAAAACGTGTCCGAAGACTAGGAACACTCGTCCTGCTGGCAGCGATGTCAGGCTCTTTGTTTAACGTTTCTCCCGCAGTAACCCATGCCGCAGCCAGCGAAGAGTATAGCTGGAACAGTGTCGCTACTGGTGCGGGCGGCGGTTTTGTGCCGGGGATTATTTTCAACCAGAGTGAACCGAATCTGATCTACGCGCGGACAGATATTGGCGGGGCTTACCGCTGGAACGAGGCGGACGGGAGCTGGATTCCGCTGACTGACACGGTCGGCTGGGCAGATTGGAACAAGAACGGCGTAGACGCGCTGGCTACCGACCCGGTTGATCCGGACAAGGTGTATATGGCAACCGGGACGTACACGAATTCCTGGGACGGCAATGGTCAAATTATGCGTTCCAGCGACCGTGGGGATACCTGGCAATCTACGCCGCTACCGTTCAAGGTTGGCGGCAATATGCCTGGACGTTCAGCCGGGGAACGGCTGGTCATTGACCCGAATAAGAACAGCATCCTGTTCTTCGGGGCGCGGAGCGGCAACGGCCTGTGGAAGAGCGTGGATTCCGGGGTAACCTGGTCCAAGGTCACCTCTTTTACGAACGTAGGGACGTACGTCCAGGATCCGGGAAATGAGTATCAGAGTGATATCGTGGGCTTGTCCTGGATTACTTTTGATAAAAGCACGGGCTCTGCCGGACAAGCTACCCAGACGATCTATGTCGGAGTCGCGGATACCGCCAAAAGTGTGTTCCGCAGCACAGATGGAGGTGCAACCTGGTCAGCGCTGCCGGGACAGCCGGTAGGCCTGCTTCCGCATCATGGGGAGCTGTCGGCAACCGGCGAACTGTATATTACCTATAGTGACGGGGTCGGGCCGTATGACGGACGCAAAGGCGAAGTCTGGAAATTTAACACAACCAGCGGCGTCTGGAAAAACATCAGCCCGACTACAGGAGCCGACAACTTCTACGGCTTCGGGGGGCTTGCGCTGGATGCCCAGCATCCGAATACGCTTATGGTCGCCAGCCTCAATGCCTGGTGGCCGGACGAGGTGATCTTCCGCAGCAAGGACGGCGGGGAGACCTGGAGCCGGATCTGGGATTGGGGCTTTTATCCGGAGCGCAACTATAAGTTCGAGATGGACATCACGGCGGCCCCTTGGCTTGATCATGGACTCTCATCGACATCACTTGATCCTGCGCCTAAGCTGGGCTGGATGATGGGCGATCTTGAGATTGACCCGTTCAACTCGGACCGGATGATGTATGGCACCGGCGCTACGATCTACGGTACGAATAACTTGGGAGCCTGGGACACCGGCGGCAAGGTTAAGATATCCGTGATGGCCAAAGGGGTAGAAGAGACCGCAGTGCTGGGGCTGATCAGCCCGCCAGCGGGTGCCCACCTGATTACCGCGCTCGGCGATGTGTCCGGCTTCCGGTATGAGGATGTAACTGCGGTACCGATGAAGTTCCAGACCAGCCCTTCCTGGGCCAGCACGAACAGTATCGATTATGCGGAGCTGGACCCGGCCTATGTTGTCCGTGTCGGCGGTGTGGACAAAGAGAAATATCCGAATGGTAAGTCGATTGGGATCTCGAATGACAACGGCAAGAACTGGTACATGCCGAATGCAGAACCCTCCAAAGGAGGCAGTACAACGGTAGGGCAGGGCCAGGTTGCTGTATCTGCCAGTGGGAATGCGCTGCTGTGGAGCACCTTGGATATCGGGGTCTTTTACTCCAAGTCAGGCGGCAACTCCTGGACGGCGAGCAGCGGAATTCCTGCCGGAGCGAAGATAGCATCCGACCGGGTGAATCCGAATAAATTCTATGGCTTCTATGAGGGCAAGCTCTATGTCAGTACAGATAGCGGAGCCACCTTCACAGCTACGGCTGCGACCGGCTTGCCTGCCAATAACGTAAACGGGCTGCAACCGAGCCAGGCGCAAGTGAGCCTGAAGGCCATGCCGGGCGTGGAAGGCGATATCTGGTTTGCCGGAGGACACCCGCTGGATAAGTACGGCATCTGGCATTCTACCAACTCAGGTGCCAGCTTCACGAAGCTGAGCAATGTGGAAGAAGCGGACCTGATCGGGTTCGGTAAGGCCGCACCGGGTGAGAATTACATGGCACTCTATACGGTAGCCCAGATTGATGGCGTTAGAGGAGTCTTCCGTTCGGATGACGCCGGAGCCAGCTGGGTGCGGATTAATGATGATAATCATCAGTATGCCAGAATTAATATGGCGATTACAGGCGATCCGCGGATATATGGACGCGTCTATCTCGGGACCAACGGACGCGGGACCTTATATGCTGATCCGGTGAATCCTCCGGCAGCAGGCTCCGTTATCACACCGGTCACGGCCAGCTTCGATAAGAAGACAGCGAATCAGAACGACATCGAAGTGACGATGACCTTGAACGGGAATACCTTGGATTCCATTACCAATGGTGCTTCTGTATTATCCGCTGGAACGGATTATACGGTGAGTGGTTCCACAGTGACGATCCATAAGGCTTATCTGGCGGCACAGGCTGTGGGAACAACCACCCTAAGCTTCCATTTCAGTGCCGGAGCGGAGAAGACCTTAACGGTTACGGTGGCGGATACGACCACAACGGCTAATGATTCAACCATCACACCGGTCACGGCCAGCTTCGACAAGAAGACAGGGAACCAGAGCGACATCGAAGTAGCGATGACCTTGAACGGGAATACTTTAGCCTCTATTAAAAATGGTTCGGCGGCGTTAACCGCCGGAACGGATTATACGTTGAGCGGATCGGCTGTGACGATCCACAAAGCTTATCTGGCGGCACAGCCGTTGGGGACAACCACGCTGAGCTTCCAATTCAGCGCCGGAGCTTCGAAGACGCTGACAGTTACAATAGCCGATACAACTGCACCGGTGAATGGCGGTCTGAAGGTCCAGATGTTCAACAGCAGCACGGCCGCTGCTGTCAATGCCCTCAGCCCGCGGATCAAGCTGGTGAATACCGGGACGGCTGCGCTATCCCTCGCCGATGTGAAGCTCAGATATTATTACACCAGTGACGGCGAGCAGGCTCAGAATTTCTTCTGTGACTGGTCCCAGGCAGGGAGCGCCAATGTGACAGGGACGTTCGTGAAGCTTCCGGCACCCTTGAGCGGAGCGGATCATTATCTGGAGCTGGGCTTCACAGCTGCAGCAGGCACGCTTGCTCCGGGAGCCAGTATCGATATCCAGATGCGGGCGTCCAAGGTAGACTGGACCAATTATAACCAGTCCGATGACTATTCCTTCAATTCTACAGGCACAGCTCCTGCGGATTGGGCCAAGCTTCCGGCCTATATCTCCGGCAGTCTGGTATGGGGCAATGAGCCCTTGTAA
- a CDS encoding sigma-70 family RNA polymerase sigma factor, whose protein sequence is MTEEELGECLQRLEQGDKEAFTLLHNTIRQQVYGTVSLLVNRQADVADVVNEIYIELFRCLPQYDGKRPFGAWLNGMIVRQCSNWNRKSWRRLRLMNRSREHASESLYPGADAQLLVQEQQGELMQLVSGLPPKLRSVIVLRYYGECSYDEIASALGIPLGTAKSRHHKALRKLRQHSAFTADDEMKEEWTCLSRVN, encoded by the coding sequence ATGACAGAAGAAGAGCTTGGGGAATGTCTGCAAAGGCTGGAACAAGGAGATAAAGAGGCCTTCACCTTACTACATAACACCATTAGGCAGCAGGTGTACGGAACCGTCAGTCTGCTGGTGAACCGGCAGGCTGATGTGGCTGATGTAGTCAATGAAATCTACATCGAGCTATTCCGCTGCTTGCCGCAGTATGACGGCAAACGGCCTTTCGGAGCCTGGCTGAACGGTATGATCGTCAGGCAATGCAGCAACTGGAACCGCAAAAGCTGGCGCAGGCTGCGGCTCATGAACCGCAGCCGGGAGCATGCATCTGAGAGTCTGTATCCGGGGGCGGACGCGCAGCTTCTGGTCCAGGAACAGCAGGGAGAGCTGATGCAGCTGGTCAGCGGACTGCCGCCTAAGCTCCGCAGCGTAATTGTCCTGCGTTACTATGGGGAGTGCAGCTATGATGAGATTGCCTCAGCCTTGGGCATACCGCTGGGGACAGCTAAGTCCAGGCATCATAAAGCGCTGCGTAAGCTGCGGCAGCATTCGGCATTTACAGCGGACGATGAGATGAAGGAGGAATGGACATGTCTGTCGAGAGTCAACTGA
- a CDS encoding nitroreductase family protein yields MSTFSELVQARRSANNFVEGVTIPQSELEEMFSLARLAPSAYNLQHTHYKVISDDSVKEAIRKDAYGQYKIHTASAVIVVLGDKNAYLQAPEIYSGLKLLGAMSEDAYEQTIQSINDAYTGNDAFQRDEAIRNASLSAMQFMLIAKDKGWDTCPMIGFDPEAVKATLGLGDHMVPVMLITIGKDNQHKIRPRGYRKPVNEFVEFI; encoded by the coding sequence ATGAGTACTTTTTCCGAATTGGTGCAGGCCCGCAGATCGGCTAATAATTTCGTGGAAGGTGTTACCATCCCGCAGAGTGAGCTCGAAGAGATGTTCTCCCTCGCCCGTCTGGCTCCCTCGGCTTATAATCTTCAGCACACCCACTACAAGGTGATCAGCGATGACAGCGTGAAGGAAGCCATCCGCAAGGACGCGTATGGCCAATACAAGATCCACACTGCTTCTGCTGTTATTGTGGTGCTGGGTGACAAGAATGCCTACCTGCAGGCTCCAGAAATCTATAGCGGGCTTAAGCTGCTGGGAGCGATGAGCGAGGATGCATACGAGCAAACCATTCAATCCATCAACGATGCTTATACCGGGAACGATGCATTCCAGCGGGATGAAGCCATCCGCAACGCTTCTCTGTCGGCGATGCAGTTCATGCTGATTGCCAAGGATAAGGGCTGGGATACCTGCCCGATGATCGGCTTCGATCCGGAGGCTGTGAAGGCTACTCTCGGTCTCGGCGACCATATGGTTCCGGTAATGCTGATTACGATCGGCAAGGATAACCAGCACAAGATCAGACCGCGCGGCTACCGCAAGCCGGTTAATGAATTTGTTGAATTTATCTAA
- a CDS encoding DUF1641 domain-containing protein, translating to MSQTVTQNLPEQEIPEAALPKEDVLKELLKPEVQQSLMVLVEQLPQITQMVSVLSKSLDFVQSVATDEVLKNDTVGAIKEMAGPVVGTAKNLAATVIEAKDRAEASSETVSLFGMMKMIKDPQVQKALRFMNAYLQVSGERQSGK from the coding sequence ATGTCACAAACCGTTACCCAAAATCTTCCTGAACAAGAAATACCAGAAGCAGCTCTTCCCAAAGAGGATGTGCTGAAAGAGCTCTTGAAGCCGGAGGTTCAGCAATCTCTGATGGTACTGGTCGAGCAGCTGCCGCAGATCACACAAATGGTTAGTGTATTGTCCAAATCACTAGATTTTGTGCAGTCGGTTGCCACGGATGAAGTACTTAAGAATGATACAGTCGGTGCGATTAAGGAAATGGCGGGTCCTGTGGTGGGCACTGCCAAGAATCTGGCGGCTACAGTCATTGAAGCGAAAGACCGCGCGGAAGCAAGCAGCGAAACAGTCAGCCTGTTCGGCATGATGAAGATGATCAAGGACCCGCAGGTACAGAAGGCTCTCCGGTTCATGAATGCCTATCTGCAGGTCAGCGGTGAACGTCAATCGGGCAAATAA
- a CDS encoding NAD(P)/FAD-dependent oxidoreductase produces MSKHIVILGAGYGGLLSALTVRKYMSKAEAKITVVNQYPTHQIITELHRLAAGSASEQAVAMPLAKLFAGKDIDLKIAKVNSFSPENKQVILSDGVMLTYDALVVGLGSTTAYFGIPGLEEYSMVLKSAADALRIRRHIEDRIRDYSKTRNAADATILIGGGGLTGVELVGEISDILPKLTKQYGVNPAEIKLLLVEAGPKILPVLPDHLIERATASLEKRGVQFLTGLPVTKVSDNMIDLKDGQQIVANTFVWTGGVQGNPLVGESGLEVNRGRATVNEFLQSTSHPNVFVAGDSAVVFAPDGRPYPPTAQIAWQMGELIGYNLFAYLNDKPQESFSPVNSGTLASLGRKDGVAIVGGNSTPLKGLPATLMKEASNIRYLTHIHGLFSLAY; encoded by the coding sequence ATGTCAAAACATATAGTGATTCTAGGTGCAGGCTACGGCGGCCTGCTTAGTGCCTTAACCGTTCGTAAATATATGAGCAAAGCGGAAGCCAAAATAACGGTGGTCAATCAGTATCCGACACATCAGATTATTACGGAATTGCACCGGCTTGCAGCGGGCAGTGCGTCTGAACAGGCGGTTGCCATGCCGCTGGCGAAGCTGTTCGCCGGTAAGGATATTGATCTGAAAATCGCCAAGGTCAATTCGTTCTCCCCGGAGAACAAGCAGGTTATTCTCTCGGACGGCGTCATGCTGACCTATGATGCTCTCGTTGTCGGTCTGGGCAGCACCACCGCATATTTTGGTATTCCGGGACTTGAAGAATACAGCATGGTGCTGAAATCAGCAGCAGATGCGCTGCGGATTCGCCGTCATATTGAAGACCGGATTCGTGACTATTCCAAAACCCGCAACGCAGCAGATGCTACGATTTTGATCGGCGGCGGCGGGCTGACTGGCGTAGAGCTTGTAGGCGAAATTTCCGATATTCTGCCTAAGCTGACGAAGCAATATGGAGTGAATCCTGCTGAAATCAAGCTTCTGCTCGTTGAAGCGGGTCCGAAGATTCTCCCCGTCCTGCCGGATCATCTGATTGAGCGCGCTACAGCCAGCCTGGAGAAGCGCGGGGTGCAGTTCCTGACGGGTCTTCCGGTTACGAAGGTATCCGACAATATGATTGATTTGAAGGATGGGCAGCAGATTGTGGCGAACACCTTCGTCTGGACCGGCGGGGTACAGGGCAATCCGCTGGTTGGCGAATCCGGTCTTGAAGTCAACCGTGGCCGGGCCACGGTGAATGAGTTCCTGCAGTCCACTTCACATCCTAATGTATTTGTAGCCGGAGACAGCGCTGTTGTCTTTGCACCGGATGGCCGTCCTTATCCGCCAACGGCACAGATCGCCTGGCAGATGGGTGAGCTGATTGGCTACAATCTGTTCGCATATCTTAATGATAAACCGCAGGAGTCCTTCAGCCCGGTCAATTCCGGCACACTCGCCAGCCTCGGACGCAAAGACGGGGTAGCCATTGTCGGCGGTAACTCCACTCCGCTGAAGGGTCTGCCGGCCACGCTGATGAAGGAAGCCAGCAACATCCGTTACCTGACTCATATCCATGGCTTGTTCAGTCTGGCCTATTAA
- a CDS encoding SGNH/GDSL hydrolase family protein, producing the protein MPFEKNDIILFQGDSITDCGRNYADASSLGVGYALMAGARLGLQYAEKNLTFLNRGISGNRAVDLQERWERDCLALKPTWVSIYIGINDTWRWYDSGQETTAAEFESSYRDLIERTREHLDAKLVLVEPFVLPVPEDRKGWRQDLDPKIHVVRELAREYGAVLVPLDGLFAAASVKAEPAFWAGDGVHPSPAGHALIAEAWMKAVGAIS; encoded by the coding sequence ATGCCATTTGAAAAGAACGATATCATCCTGTTTCAGGGGGATAGTATCACGGATTGTGGACGCAATTACGCCGATGCTTCATCGCTTGGTGTAGGTTACGCGCTGATGGCGGGCGCCCGTCTTGGCCTTCAGTATGCGGAGAAGAATCTTACGTTCCTGAACCGCGGAATCAGCGGCAACCGGGCGGTCGATCTGCAGGAGCGCTGGGAAAGGGATTGTCTTGCGCTGAAGCCAACCTGGGTGTCTATCTATATAGGCATAAATGATACCTGGCGGTGGTATGATTCCGGGCAGGAGACTACTGCGGCTGAATTCGAGTCGTCCTACCGTGATCTGATTGAACGGACCAGGGAGCATCTGGATGCCAAGCTGGTGCTGGTGGAGCCGTTCGTATTGCCGGTGCCGGAAGACCGCAAGGGCTGGCGTCAGGATCTGGACCCCAAAATCCACGTGGTCCGTGAGCTGGCCCGTGAATACGGCGCTGTGCTGGTGCCGCTGGACGGCCTGTTCGCAGCAGCATCCGTTAAGGCTGAACCTGCCTTCTGGGCGGGGGATGGCGTGCACCCTTCGCCTGCCGGACATGCCTTAATCGCCGAGGCCTGGATGAAGGCTGTAGGTGCAATAAGCTAA
- the map gene encoding type I methionyl aminopeptidase — translation MTSETLQDMQGLKAAGAVVGHTIAEMKKSVVPGMTTAELDEVGAKILSRFGAKSAPKVTYNFPGTTCISVNEEVAHGIPGQRVIQAGDLINIDVSAELNGYFGDAGVSFQLPPYNEKLVHLCRSTEETMMSVINHLRAGMKVNEIGRVMESEARKRGYKVVRNLCSHGIGKALHEKPFEILPFYNPRVTTVLKEGQVITIEPFLSTGADFVEQQPDGWTLSVADNSRVAQFEHTIVVTKGKPIILTSA, via the coding sequence ATGACGAGCGAGACGCTCCAGGATATGCAAGGACTGAAAGCAGCGGGTGCAGTGGTAGGCCACACCATCGCCGAGATGAAGAAAAGTGTAGTTCCCGGAATGACGACTGCGGAGCTGGATGAAGTGGGGGCGAAGATTCTGAGCCGTTTTGGCGCCAAATCTGCTCCAAAGGTAACCTACAACTTCCCCGGAACGACCTGTATCAGTGTCAATGAAGAGGTAGCCCATGGAATTCCGGGACAACGTGTAATTCAGGCCGGAGATCTGATCAATATCGATGTCTCCGCCGAGCTGAACGGTTATTTTGGCGATGCCGGGGTATCCTTTCAACTGCCGCCTTATAATGAGAAGCTGGTCCACCTCTGCCGGAGTACGGAAGAGACCATGATGAGTGTGATTAATCATCTCCGGGCGGGCATGAAGGTGAACGAGATCGGCCGGGTTATGGAGTCGGAAGCACGGAAGCGCGGCTATAAAGTCGTGCGTAACCTGTGCAGCCACGGCATCGGCAAAGCGTTGCATGAGAAGCCGTTTGAGATCCTGCCCTTCTATAATCCGCGTGTAACGACGGTGCTGAAAGAAGGACAGGTCATTACCATCGAGCCGTTTCTGTCCACAGGCGCTGATTTTGTAGAGCAGCAGCCGGATGGCTGGACACTCAGCGTGGCTGACAACAGCCGCGTGGCCCAGTTTGAGCATACGATTGTGGTCACCAAGGGCAAGCCGATTATTTTGACTAGTGCGTGA
- a CDS encoding carboxymuconolactone decarboxylase family protein, producing MQESVSRIGGLIKVDNVPQVSHAFMTFMKEAPEQQKALGEIVKKLDAASSLDAKTEEIAYISVLAAVRLESGLPFHVKHAKALGATRDEIISAVLLPLPAVGNVVIQALPVALQAYDSE from the coding sequence ATGCAAGAATCTGTTTCCAGAATCGGAGGGTTAATTAAAGTGGACAATGTACCGCAAGTCAGTCATGCTTTTATGACATTTATGAAGGAAGCGCCGGAGCAGCAAAAGGCCCTTGGCGAAATCGTGAAGAAGCTGGATGCCGCAAGCAGCCTGGATGCCAAAACCGAGGAGATTGCCTATATCTCCGTACTCGCTGCGGTTCGGCTGGAGAGCGGGCTGCCCTTTCATGTCAAGCATGCCAAAGCGCTCGGCGCAACCCGTGATGAGATCATCAGCGCAGTGCTGCTGCCCCTTCCGGCAGTGGGCAATGTGGTGATTCAGGCCTTGCCGGTGGCATTGCAGGCGTATGACAGTGAGTAG
- a CDS encoding Rrf2 family transcriptional regulator: MNISTRFAVAIHILTLIDSNKDGKSTSEWIAGSVNTNPVVIRRLTGMLNKAGLVEVRPGVAGAKLARSAADITLLQIYKAVNAVEEDSLFSVHEHPNPECPVGKNIAGAIVPVFSLAQKAMENVLQEVTLDQIVHQIPVA; encoded by the coding sequence ATGAACATTAGCACGCGGTTTGCGGTTGCTATTCATATTCTAACCTTAATTGACAGCAACAAAGACGGCAAAAGCACCTCCGAGTGGATTGCCGGCAGCGTGAATACGAACCCCGTAGTGATTCGCCGCCTTACGGGTATGCTGAATAAGGCAGGACTTGTGGAGGTTCGTCCCGGTGTGGCCGGAGCGAAGCTTGCCCGCAGTGCAGCTGATATTACGCTGCTGCAGATTTATAAGGCGGTGAATGCCGTGGAAGAGGACTCCCTGTTCTCTGTCCATGAGCATCCGAACCCGGAGTGTCCCGTAGGCAAGAACATTGCAGGGGCTATTGTTCCAGTGTTCTCTCTTGCTCAGAAGGCGATGGAGAATGTGCTGCAGGAGGTCACCCTGGATCAGATCGTACATCAGATTCCAGTGGCTTGA
- a CDS encoding DUF4085 family protein: MKFFTIPWYEEMQVRGFMVFPETEQDWLEDVAWHVAEGISYEERAKDFLDYMKKDLLKYLPGYFHASIHDGTINSTYPAPEFKERALQWSREYDERLQANFREYRKGYEAIKDNLPANAVQLVENNLHDARVISYAMPAAGVLEMILDCGGAMHYQCEIKLTFSGVSGLRLPELLEKKDWLYDEIYAVEQGFELRVLMDSPPSELRITAQDVSIEILGESQ; encoded by the coding sequence ATGAAATTTTTCACTATACCCTGGTATGAAGAAATGCAGGTTCGGGGGTTCATGGTCTTCCCGGAGACGGAGCAGGACTGGCTGGAGGATGTGGCCTGGCATGTGGCGGAAGGGATCAGCTATGAGGAGCGGGCCAAGGATTTTCTGGATTATATGAAAAAAGATCTGCTGAAATATCTTCCCGGGTACTTCCACGCTTCGATACATGACGGAACCATAAATTCCACCTATCCTGCGCCTGAGTTCAAGGAACGGGCGTTACAGTGGAGTAGGGAGTATGACGAACGGCTGCAAGCTAATTTCAGAGAATACCGCAAAGGGTATGAAGCTATTAAGGATAACCTCCCGGCCAATGCCGTACAATTAGTAGAGAATAATCTGCATGATGCCAGAGTAATCTCTTATGCCATGCCTGCAGCAGGTGTGCTGGAGATGATTCTGGACTGCGGCGGGGCGATGCATTATCAGTGTGAGATTAAGCTAACCTTCAGCGGTGTGAGCGGACTGCGCTTGCCGGAGCTGCTGGAGAAGAAGGACTGGCTGTATGACGAGATTTATGCCGTGGAGCAGGGGTTCGAGCTTCGGGTTCTGATGGATTCCCCGCCAAGTGAACTAAGAATTACTGCACAGGATGTATCAATAGAGATCCTTGGTGAATCTCAATAA
- a CDS encoding VOC family protein codes for MTATAILPQALEIGLVQIRVSHLERSLSFYQNVIGLKILRRQGRTAELTADGQQVLLVLREIEQAQVLRRNSVAGLYHFAILLPDRPSLGLVLRNLIDSGISVGQGDHLVSEALYIEDPDHNGIELYRDRPRDTWKYEATGNVAMTTDPVDVDGLLAASEGLSWTGLPAGTVMGHVHFHVGDLAEAKKFYVDALGFAVTAHYGDAAMFISAGGYHHHMGLNTWAGKGAPAAPANAAGIDYFTLLLPDIQDVHEIAERVKRAGYHVEEEGGIITLRDPWNIGIQLLVKR; via the coding sequence ATGACAGCAACAGCTATATTACCGCAGGCACTGGAAATTGGACTTGTACAGATTCGGGTAAGTCATTTGGAGCGCTCGCTCAGCTTTTATCAGAATGTGATCGGACTGAAGATCCTGCGGCGGCAAGGGCGCACGGCAGAACTGACGGCGGATGGCCAGCAGGTGCTGCTGGTTCTGCGGGAGATTGAGCAGGCTCAGGTGCTGCGCCGGAACTCGGTGGCCGGACTGTACCATTTTGCGATTCTGCTGCCGGACCGGCCTTCTCTGGGACTCGTGCTGCGCAATCTGATTGACTCCGGGATATCGGTGGGCCAGGGGGATCATCTGGTCAGTGAAGCCCTGTATATTGAGGACCCTGATCATAACGGAATCGAGCTGTACCGCGACCGGCCCCGTGACACCTGGAAGTATGAAGCAACAGGCAATGTAGCCATGACCACCGATCCGGTGGATGTGGACGGTCTGCTGGCTGCATCGGAAGGCCTGAGCTGGACCGGGCTGCCTGCCGGTACTGTAATGGGTCATGTTCACTTCCATGTGGGCGATCTGGCAGAGGCCAAGAAATTCTACGTGGATGCGCTTGGATTCGCGGTGACTGCCCATTACGGCGATGCGGCCATGTTCATTTCGGCTGGGGGTTATCATCATCATATGGGACTGAATACCTGGGCTGGCAAGGGGGCTCCGGCGGCTCCGGCGAATGCGGCGGGCATCGATTATTTTACACTGCTGCTCCCGGACATTCAGGATGTGCATGAAATCGCTGAACGTGTGAAGCGTGCCGGATACCATGTGGAAGAAGAGGGCGGTATCATCACTCTAAGGGACCCGTGGAATATAGGCATACAGCTGCTAGTGAAACGCTAA